In Deinococcus terrestris, one DNA window encodes the following:
- a CDS encoding HIT family protein, whose product MKVTVSLDGTLLAKREAEWEQFLAQPEDNPLVPNAEGRLTGEGWTIQNDLCVYSQLQPQYAEGLPYSGIIVTKRPCQTVFDLTPEEAAATHALLAEVRAHLDATVQPDGYTVGWNVLPAGGQHIPHVHLHVIPRWNTDASAGAGLRYFLKEAARAAETADSV is encoded by the coding sequence GTGAAGGTCACCGTGAGTCTGGACGGCACCCTGCTGGCGAAGCGGGAGGCGGAGTGGGAGCAGTTTCTCGCGCAGCCGGAGGACAACCCCCTCGTTCCCAACGCTGAGGGCCGCCTGACGGGGGAGGGCTGGACGATTCAGAACGACCTGTGTGTTTATAGCCAGCTTCAGCCCCAGTACGCCGAGGGCCTGCCCTATTCCGGCATCATCGTGACCAAACGCCCCTGCCAGACGGTCTTCGACCTCACGCCCGAGGAAGCCGCCGCCACCCACGCCCTGCTCGCCGAGGTGAGGGCGCACCTCGACGCGACCGTCCAGCCCGACGGCTACACGGTGGGCTGGAACGTCCTCCCGGCGGGCGGGCAGCACATCCCGCACGTTCACCTGCATGTCATTCCCCGCTGGAACACGGACGCCAGCGCGGGGGCGGGTCTGCGGTACTTCCTTAAGGAAGCCGCCCGCGCCGCCGAAACCGCCGACTCCGTCTGA
- the argH gene encoding argininosuccinate lyase, with protein sequence MTQAQQESKLWGGRFAEATDGLVELFNASVGFDQRLAEQDIRGSLAHVAMLGQVGILTPEEVAQIQEGLQGILAEVRAGTFEWRLDREDVHMNVEAALRDRIGPVAGKLHTARSRNDQVAVDFRLFTKEAALDLADRTRALRAVMVREAEKHLASDGREAVILPGYTHLQVAQPILLSHWFMAYAAMLERDEGRFRDAAERMDESPLGSSALAGTPWPIDRHATAEALGFARPTANSLDGVGSRDFALEFLSAAAILGAHLSRLSEELILYSTFEFGFLTLPDSHTTGSSIMPQKKNPDVAELARGKAGRLFGNLMGLLTVVKGTPLAYNKDLQEDKEGVFDSYDTLSIVLRLYADMLPKSVWHADVTKAAAARGFSTATDLADFLAREGVPFREAHEVVGGLVGLASRSGRQLWELEDAELRAAHPLLGADVARSLTVEESVKSRQSFGGTAPERVREAVAAAKAALS encoded by the coding sequence ATGACTCAAGCTCAACAAGAATCCAAGCTCTGGGGGGGCCGCTTCGCCGAAGCCACCGACGGCCTCGTCGAGCTGTTCAACGCCTCCGTGGGGTTCGACCAACGCCTCGCCGAGCAGGACATTCGCGGTTCGCTCGCGCATGTGGCGATGCTGGGGCAGGTCGGCATCCTGACCCCGGAGGAAGTCGCGCAGATTCAGGAGGGCTTGCAGGGCATCCTGGCCGAAGTCCGCGCCGGGACCTTCGAGTGGCGTCTTGACCGCGAGGACGTTCATATGAACGTGGAAGCCGCCCTGCGCGACCGCATCGGGCCGGTGGCGGGGAAGCTGCACACGGCGAGAAGCCGCAACGATCAGGTGGCGGTGGATTTCCGGCTCTTTACCAAGGAAGCGGCGCTCGACCTCGCGGACAGGACGCGGGCGTTGCGGGCGGTGATGGTCCGCGAGGCCGAAAAGCATCTGGCCTCCGATGGGAGAGAGGCCGTTATCCTCCCCGGCTACACGCACCTGCAAGTAGCTCAACCCATCCTGCTCTCGCACTGGTTCATGGCCTACGCTGCCATGCTGGAGCGCGACGAGGGCCGCTTCCGCGACGCCGCCGAGCGGATGGACGAGTCGCCGCTGGGGTCCTCCGCGCTGGCCGGGACGCCCTGGCCCATCGACCGGCACGCCACCGCCGAGGCGCTGGGCTTCGCCCGGCCCACCGCCAACTCCCTGGACGGGGTAGGCAGCCGGGACTTTGCGCTGGAGTTCCTGTCGGCGGCGGCGATTCTGGGGGCGCACCTCTCGCGGCTGAGTGAAGAACTGATCCTCTATTCGACCTTCGAGTTCGGCTTCCTGACGCTGCCGGATTCGCACACCACGGGCAGCTCCATCATGCCGCAGAAGAAAAACCCCGACGTGGCCGAACTCGCGCGGGGCAAGGCGGGGCGGCTGTTCGGCAACCTGATGGGCCTGCTGACGGTGGTGAAGGGCACGCCGCTGGCCTACAACAAGGACCTTCAGGAGGACAAGGAAGGCGTGTTCGACTCCTATGACACCCTCTCCATCGTGCTGCGGCTCTACGCCGACATGCTGCCGAAGTCCGTCTGGCACGCGGACGTGACGAAGGCGGCGGCGGCGAGGGGCTTTTCCACCGCCACCGACCTCGCGGATTTCCTGGCCCGTGAGGGCGTGCCCTTCCGCGAGGCGCACGAGGTCGTCGGCGGCCTCGTCGGGCTGGCCTCGCGCTCGGGTCGCCAACTGTGGGAGCTGGAGGACGCGGAACTGCGGGCCGCCCACCCCCTCCTGGGCGCGGACGTGGCCCGTTCGCTGACGGTCGAGGAGAGCGTGAAATCCCGCCAGAGCTTCGGCGGCACCGCACCGGAGCGGGTGCGCGAGGCGGTCGCGGCGGCGAAGGCGGCCCTCTCGTGA
- a CDS encoding GNAT family N-acetyltransferase, with protein MIRAATPADAPAFHRVMMAVGMDPRSSWSRTRPEDVAWSLGQGGGFLAWDGERAVGCVGWRPDGPETLTLNKLATLPEVRGQGIGTALVRAVEEVAVRDGYARVLLAVSQYNLEVVPFYERLGYRVDEGAVYAHANPASAPPVVLVKEVR; from the coding sequence ATGATTCGCGCCGCGACCCCTGCCGACGCGCCCGCCTTCCACAGGGTCATGATGGCCGTCGGAATGGACCCGCGCTCCAGTTGGAGCCGCACCCGCCCGGAAGATGTGGCCTGGAGCCTGGGCCAGGGCGGGGGCTTCCTCGCCTGGGACGGGGAGCGGGCGGTGGGCTGCGTGGGCTGGCGCCCCGACGGGCCGGAGACGTTGACCCTCAACAAGCTGGCGACCCTTCCGGAAGTGCGCGGACAGGGCATCGGCACGGCACTGGTGCGGGCGGTGGAGGAGGTCGCGGTGCGGGACGGCTATGCCCGCGTGCTGCTGGCCGTCAGCCAGTACAACCTCGAAGTCGTCCCCTTCTACGAGCGCCTGGGCTACCGGGTGGACGAGGGGGCCGTGTACGCCCACGCGAACCCGGCGAGTGCGCCTCCAGTGGTGCTGGTGAAGGAGGTCCGGTGA
- a CDS encoding GNAT family N-acetyltransferase, with protein sequence MREVEGYALRRATPADAPAVARQRAQMFVDMDTLTPEAAAAEVPLWTDWLRGALASGEYVGLLAEWEGTVVGGAGLMVFPRIPTLADPATQKGHILNVSVDPAHRRRGLAEALMEAVLEEVRARGLRQVTLNAAPMGRPLYDRLGFVESTHPELRLTLEPPA encoded by the coding sequence ATGAGGGAAGTGGAGGGGTACGCGCTGCGCCGGGCCACCCCCGCCGACGCGCCTGCCGTCGCCCGGCAGCGTGCCCAGATGTTCGTGGACATGGACACCCTGACCCCGGAGGCCGCCGCTGCGGAGGTGCCCCTCTGGACCGACTGGCTGCGCGGGGCGCTCGCGTCCGGCGAATACGTGGGCCTCCTGGCCGAGTGGGAGGGGACGGTGGTGGGCGGCGCGGGGCTGATGGTCTTTCCCCGGATTCCGACCCTCGCGGACCCCGCGACCCAGAAAGGCCACATCCTCAACGTCTCGGTGGACCCCGCCCACCGCCGTCGGGGACTGGCGGAGGCGCTGATGGAAGCGGTGCTGGAGGAGGTCCGGGCGCGGGGGTTGCGGCAGGTCACCCTCAACGCCGCGCCGATGGGCCGCCCTCTGTACGACCGGCTGGGCTTCGTGGAATCCACCCACCCCGAACTGCGCCTGACCCTGGAGCCGCCCGCATGA
- a CDS encoding DinB family protein produces the protein MRREEIGAIQSWLGTLDEETVSRVPAPGVWSPKQVLGHLVDSACNNHARWARMATEDDLVFPVWDQDAWNLAQDWQGRPWAEILDLWHAYNLHLAHFAALLPPERLHTARATVGRLNGKQPITLGELLEHYDRHLSHHLGQIWERVRG, from the coding sequence ATGAGGCGGGAAGAGATCGGGGCCATTCAGAGCTGGCTCGGGACCCTGGACGAGGAGACGGTGAGCCGTGTTCCCGCCCCCGGCGTCTGGAGCCCCAAGCAGGTGCTGGGGCATCTGGTGGACTCGGCGTGCAACAACCACGCCCGCTGGGCCCGGATGGCAACCGAAGACGACCTCGTGTTCCCGGTCTGGGACCAGGACGCCTGGAACCTCGCGCAGGACTGGCAGGGGCGCCCCTGGGCCGAGATTCTCGACCTCTGGCACGCCTACAACCTCCACCTGGCCCACTTCGCCGCGCTGCTGCCGCCCGAGCGGTTGCACACGGCGCGGGCCACGGTAGGGCGGCTGAATGGGAAGCAACCGATCACGCTGGGGGAGCTGTTGGAACACTATGACCGTCACCTGAGCCATCACCTCGGGCAGATTTGGGAGCGGGTGAGGGGATGA